The sequence ttctcttctacGGATAGAAGCAACGAAGATGTtcgatgttccatgggttgcccaCGTCCGTTCCGTCTTCGTGCTGCAGCCTGTAGGTTCCTAGGACAACTACACTGCTGATGATGAAAGGGCCTTCCCATGGGGAAGTTAGCTTGCCTCCGGGGGACTGGACCCGTCGGAGTACCAGGTCGCCGACGTTGAAGTCGCGCTGCTGGACACTTTTGTCGAGATAACGACGAAGTTGTTGCTCGTACCGGGCGTGTTGGAGGGCTGCCGTTAAATAGTGCTCCTCGGCCGAGTCAAGATCTATTCGCCGAGTTGTCTCGGCCTCACCTTTGTCGTAGTTCTGGGTGTGCGGAGCACCAAAGGCGATATCCGTCGGGAGGATAGCCTCAGAACCGTAGACCATGAAGAAGGGGGAGTAGCCGGTTGTCCGACTCCTTTGCGTGCGCTGCCCCCATactactctgggtagttctTTGATCCTTTTGGAGCCGTATTTTTCGATCGGGTCGAAAATCCTGGCTTTGAGCCCCTGAAGGATCAAGCCGTTGGCGCGCACCACCTGGCCGTTTCACCTAGGGTGAGCCACAGAGGCGTAGTACACATCGATGCAGCTCTCCTGGCAGAAGTCCCAGAATTCTGATCCGGTGAAGGAGGAGCCCAAATCTATGATGATCCGATTGGGCACTCCGAACCTGTGCGTTATTTCTTCGATGAACTCGGCTGCCTTAGCTGCTGACGTGGATGAGACCGGCTTgacctcgatccacttggtgaatttGTCGATGGCGACGAATATATGAGTGTAGCTGCCTTGTGCCGCCTTGAGTGGTCCCACTGAGTTGAATCCCCAATAGGCGAATGGCTAGGATGGAGGGATCGTCCGCAGGGCCTGAGCCGGGATTTGTTgctgcttggagaagaactggcaTCCTGGGCATCGTCTGACGATGACCTGGGCGTCGGCCAGGGCCGTCGGTTAGTAGAAGCCTGATCTGAAGGCTTTTCCAACCAGGGTTGACGCCCCCGCGTGGTTTCCGTAGATTCCCGAGTGGATCTCGTCGAGGAGTCGGACTCCGTCTTGCTGGGAGATGCACTTGGAAAGGGTTCCTGAGGTGGCCGATTGCCTAAACAACTCGGTTTCGATAACAAAGTAGTTTGCGGCTCGGCGGGCGAGTCACTCGTGCTCCTTGTCCTTCGGGTAGgacttgttgttgatgatgaagtTGAGTATCGGGGCACGCCAATCTGGATCGGCGACCGGTACTTCCTGGCCTAGGGCTGGCGCTAGGTCAGGCTTGGTGGGAGGCTCCTCCTCGATCTTAATAGTGGGGGAGTTGAGAGCCTGCACGAAGACACCATCCGGGATGAGTGCCCGCTTGGAGCCCATCTTGGAGAGTACATCGGCTGCCACGTTGTAGTCCCGAAGGACATGGTGGAATTCCAGGCCGTAGAAGTGGGCCATGAGCTTCCGTATCGCCTTGCAGTAGGCATCCATCTTCTCCTGAGTGCAGTCCCAATCCTTGTTGACTTACTGGATGACGACTTTGGAGTCGCCGTAGGCGAGTAGCCTCTTGATGCCGAGTCAACCCGTGATTCTGAGACCGTGGATGAGGGCCTCATATTCGGCCGCATTGTTTGTGGCCTAGAAGAGTAGCTGCAGCACATACTTTAGCTGCTCACCTCttggggagatgaagaggatGCCTGCACCGGTGTCATCGTGGTTGAGGGCGGcgtcgaagtacatgacccAGTGCTCGGGTCGTTCGTCGGGTGGAGGATCCTGGATCTCTgtccactcggcgatgaagtcgGCCAGGGCTTGTGACTTGATAGTGGAGCGAGGGAGGAACTCGATGGATAGGGCCCCAAGTTCCACCGACCTCTTGACGAACCGGCCGTTGCCGTCTCCGTTATGGAGTAAGTCGCCGAGTGGGAAGGAGGAGACCACCTTGACGTTGTGCGCctggaagtagtggcgcagcttcctTGACATGATGAGGATCGCGTAGAGGAGCTTCTGCACCTGGGGGTAGCGTAGCTTGGACTCGACGAGTACTTCACTGACAAAGTAGACG comes from Panicum virgatum strain AP13 chromosome 4K, P.virgatum_v5, whole genome shotgun sequence and encodes:
- the LOC120702055 gene encoding uncharacterized protein LOC120702055, with the translated sequence MDAYCKAIRKLMAHFYGLEFHHVLRDYNVAADVLSKMGSKRALIPDGVFVQALNSPTIKIEEEPPTKPDLAPALGQEVPVADPDWRAPILNFIINNKSYPKDKEHE